A stretch of the Parabacteroides timonensis genome encodes the following:
- a CDS encoding SufE family protein: MTINELQDNVIEEFSAFDDWMDKYALLIDLGNSLPPLEEKYKTESNLIEGCQSRVWLQADYEDGKIIFKGESDAVIVKGIVSLLINIMSNHTPQEILDAELYFIEQIGLKEHLSPTRSNGLVAMVKQMRMYALAFRTKEQG; the protein is encoded by the coding sequence ATGACTATCAACGAACTTCAGGACAATGTTATTGAAGAGTTCTCAGCCTTCGACGACTGGATGGACAAGTATGCGTTGCTGATCGATTTAGGCAACTCACTTCCCCCGCTGGAAGAAAAGTATAAAACAGAAAGTAACCTGATCGAAGGTTGCCAAAGCCGTGTATGGCTCCAGGCGGACTATGAAGACGGGAAGATTATATTCAAAGGTGAAAGTGACGCAGTGATCGTGAAAGGTATCGTTTCACTGCTGATCAACATCATGTCCAACCATACCCCGCAGGAGATTCTGGATGCCGAGCTCTATTTCATCGAACAGATCGGCTTGAAAGAACATCTCTCCCCCACCCGTTCCAACGGCTTGGTTGCCATGGTGAAACAGATGCGTATGTACGCCTTGGCTTTCCGCACAAAGGAACAAGGGTAA
- a CDS encoding M20 family metallopeptidase, producing MACSQAKNQQQEDTTVSQAVPATSTPSFNADSAYTYVENQVKFGPRVPNSEAHKACGNYLASELKRFGAKVYEQEATLTAYDNTGLEAKNIIGSFNPDNNKRILLFAHWDSRPYSDHDPDPANYRKPIDGADDGASGVGALLEIARQIGQKDPGIGVDIIFFDAEDYGTPEFVDEYKPDTWCLGTQFWAKNPHVPNYRADFGILLDMVGAKNATFFKEQLSLSKAANIVEMVWSTARNLGYGKYFINATGGAITDDHEYVIKGRNIPCIDIINYDPESDHGFGWYWHTQKDNMENIDRETLKAVGQTVLEVIYNRQKK from the coding sequence ATGGCATGCAGCCAGGCCAAGAATCAACAACAGGAGGATACAACAGTCAGCCAGGCTGTGCCTGCAACAAGTACGCCTTCTTTCAACGCCGACAGTGCCTACACTTATGTAGAGAACCAGGTTAAATTCGGCCCTCGCGTCCCGAATAGCGAAGCACATAAAGCTTGCGGCAACTACTTGGCATCCGAATTGAAACGGTTCGGCGCCAAAGTATATGAACAGGAAGCGACTCTTACCGCATACGATAATACCGGCCTGGAAGCCAAGAACATTATCGGTTCCTTTAACCCGGATAATAATAAACGCATCTTACTTTTCGCCCATTGGGACTCGCGTCCTTACTCAGACCATGATCCCGATCCGGCCAATTACCGCAAACCAATCGACGGGGCCGATGACGGAGCCAGTGGCGTAGGTGCACTACTTGAAATAGCCCGCCAGATCGGACAGAAAGATCCGGGAATAGGCGTCGACATCATTTTCTTTGATGCCGAAGATTACGGTACTCCCGAATTCGTCGACGAATACAAACCCGATACCTGGTGTCTCGGTACCCAGTTCTGGGCAAAGAACCCTCATGTTCCGAACTATCGTGCCGACTTCGGTATCCTGCTCGACATGGTTGGAGCCAAAAATGCAACATTCTTCAAAGAACAACTTTCTCTGAGCAAAGCGGCCAACATTGTCGAAATGGTTTGGAGTACAGCCCGTAACCTGGGATACGGCAAATACTTTATCAATGCAACCGGCGGTGCCATCACCGACGACCATGAGTATGTAATCAAAGGTCGCAATATTCCTTGCATCGACATTATCAACTACGACCCGGAAAGTGACCACGGTTTCGGTTGGTACTGGCATACGCAAAAAGACAATATGGAGAATATCGACCGTGAAACCCTCAAAGCCGTAGGGCAAACGGTTCTGGAAGTAATATATAACCGACAAAAGAAATAA
- a CDS encoding SusC/RagA family TonB-linked outer membrane protein: MNYTKKVIFVPMALFCLSLPLVAESNISAGQAMTELSASGGHSAVAVHEKTSTAQNTRRVTGLVKDENGEPVIGASVVEVGTTNGIMTDLDGKFELSIPSGGSLQISYVGYVTQTIRPGNRNNIQVVLQEDSQALDEVLVVAFGKSTKEAFTGSAGIMKADDLLKAQVSNPAQALAGRVAGVQLSNASAQPGSSPSITIRGFGSISSDTEPLIVVDGMPFDGDLNLINSNDIESMTVLKDAASNALYGARGANGVIMITTKKGKNGDAKVSVDAKWGSNSNGLKNYKTTNSQQFYETYYKMLYNYYITENGGGMSTTDAHALANQHLTSASSGVGPGYMVYSTPEGQDFIQQGGTMNPGATMGSLYNYNGQKFWLQADDWQDVGLQNGFRQEYNVSVSGASDRINYYTSVGYLDQDGIQEGSSQKRLTARAKLDYQAKTWLKVGANFNYSKYDYSQTTEGTIGTGTIWSTIKTQAPIYPIYFRDENKNIMVDKWGENMYDFAQAYDLNRAGGVGGNCIFNNKYNVKETTGNSFIASGYADINLTKDLTFTFNANAYDYDRRYTEAKSPFVDYYTSSSDNGTLYKASYRTFTYNTQQLLNYNKQFGKHDVSAMVGHEYYNYKYESLSASGRNFGIDNSWELATLLNLNNTPYSYSNSYNNEGYFFRAMYNYDAKYFGSVSYRRDASSRFAKDHRWGNFWSVGGAWLISKESFFNVPWVNSLKLKASVGSQGNDNIGDYLYADSYTVVNNDDQAAFQWRQKGSSDITWETNTNWNVGTEFDLFNGRLSGSLDYFYRKTSDMLFSLNTPPSIGYTSYFINLGDMRNSGLELVLQGTLIRNKDFKWDVNFNISHVKNKVLTLPDKIKTTKVDGHNGYVNLDKSFVSKYKYFVAEGLSLYTWYLPKFAGLDTETGESLFYKDILDDAGNVTGQETTKDVNQATDYLIGDALPSFYGGLGTSLSYRGFDFSINLNYQLGGKAYDYTYSTLMHTSTATSSTWHKDMLNAWSPENTGSSIPRLQFAEKYTQNGRSDRFITNASYLNVQNINFGYTLPSSLTQKYNIQNIRVYFSGENLLYFSARQGFDPRYTLKGYSNSELYSPIRTISGGISLTF, from the coding sequence ATGAATTACACAAAGAAAGTCATTTTTGTGCCTATGGCTCTGTTTTGTCTGAGTTTGCCGTTGGTTGCCGAGAGCAATATCTCTGCAGGACAGGCAATGACGGAATTGAGTGCAAGTGGTGGACATTCCGCGGTTGCGGTACATGAAAAAACATCGACGGCTCAAAATACCCGTAGAGTAACGGGGTTGGTGAAAGACGAAAACGGTGAACCGGTGATCGGCGCCAGTGTTGTTGAGGTTGGTACAACCAACGGTATCATGACAGATCTCGACGGAAAGTTCGAGTTGTCTATCCCATCAGGCGGTTCGCTGCAAATATCTTATGTGGGTTATGTTACCCAGACTATCCGGCCGGGAAACCGGAACAATATCCAGGTCGTGTTACAGGAAGACAGTCAGGCTTTGGATGAAGTACTGGTAGTCGCTTTCGGTAAAAGTACGAAAGAAGCCTTTACGGGTTCTGCCGGTATCATGAAAGCGGACGATCTTCTAAAAGCGCAGGTGTCGAACCCAGCCCAGGCTCTGGCAGGACGTGTGGCCGGTGTGCAATTGAGCAATGCTTCTGCACAGCCGGGTAGCTCGCCTTCCATCACCATTCGTGGTTTCGGTTCTATCTCTTCTGATACGGAACCTCTGATTGTAGTGGACGGTATGCCTTTCGACGGCGACCTGAACCTGATCAACTCCAACGATATCGAGTCGATGACCGTATTGAAAGATGCAGCCTCCAATGCCCTGTATGGTGCCCGTGGTGCCAACGGTGTGATTATGATCACGACAAAGAAAGGTAAAAACGGGGATGCCAAAGTTTCTGTGGATGCTAAATGGGGTTCCAACTCGAATGGTCTTAAGAACTATAAGACGACTAACTCCCAGCAATTCTACGAAACTTATTATAAGATGTTATATAACTATTATATAACGGAAAACGGCGGCGGCATGTCGACTACCGATGCCCATGCTTTGGCAAACCAGCACCTGACAAGTGCTTCCAGCGGGGTAGGCCCGGGATATATGGTTTATTCGACTCCTGAAGGACAAGATTTTATCCAGCAGGGTGGAACAATGAATCCGGGAGCAACTATGGGGTCTCTCTATAACTATAACGGGCAAAAATTCTGGTTGCAGGCCGACGATTGGCAAGATGTCGGTTTGCAGAACGGTTTCCGCCAGGAATATAATGTGTCGGTTTCCGGTGCTTCCGACCGTATTAATTATTATACCTCTGTCGGTTATCTGGATCAGGATGGTATTCAGGAAGGTTCTTCACAGAAACGTTTGACGGCACGTGCAAAACTGGATTACCAGGCAAAGACGTGGCTGAAAGTCGGTGCAAACTTCAACTATTCTAAATATGATTACAGCCAGACTACCGAAGGTACGATCGGTACTGGGACAATCTGGAGTACGATCAAGACTCAGGCTCCTATTTACCCGATTTATTTCCGTGATGAAAACAAGAACATCATGGTCGATAAATGGGGAGAGAACATGTATGACTTCGCACAGGCTTACGATCTGAACCGTGCAGGCGGCGTTGGTGGCAACTGTATTTTCAATAACAAGTATAATGTGAAGGAAACAACCGGTAACTCGTTTATCGCCAGTGGTTATGCGGACATAAACCTGACAAAGGACTTGACATTCACATTCAATGCCAATGCTTATGATTATGACCGCCGTTACACGGAGGCCAAGAGTCCTTTCGTCGATTATTATACCAGTTCTTCCGATAACGGAACTCTGTATAAAGCTTCTTACCGTACCTTTACTTATAATACGCAACAGTTGCTGAACTACAACAAACAGTTCGGTAAGCATGATGTGAGCGCAATGGTCGGTCATGAATATTATAATTATAAATATGAATCGCTGAGTGCTTCCGGACGTAATTTCGGAATCGATAATTCATGGGAATTGGCCACGCTTTTGAACCTGAATAATACGCCGTATTCTTATTCCAATTCTTATAATAACGAAGGTTATTTCTTCCGTGCCATGTATAATTACGATGCAAAGTACTTCGGTTCGGTGTCTTATCGCCGTGATGCTTCTTCACGTTTTGCAAAGGATCATCGTTGGGGTAACTTCTGGTCGGTCGGCGGTGCCTGGCTTATATCCAAAGAGTCATTCTTCAATGTGCCCTGGGTTAATTCTCTGAAACTGAAAGCTTCTGTCGGTTCACAGGGTAACGACAACATCGGTGACTATTTGTATGCCGATTCTTACACGGTGGTGAACAATGACGACCAGGCTGCTTTCCAATGGCGCCAGAAAGGTTCGAGCGATATCACCTGGGAAACCAATACGAACTGGAATGTGGGTACCGAATTTGATCTTTTCAACGGACGACTGAGCGGTAGCCTCGATTATTTCTACCGGAAAACCAGTGATATGTTGTTCTCTCTGAATACACCTCCTTCTATTGGTTACACCAGCTATTTCATTAATCTGGGTGACATGAGGAATTCGGGTCTCGAACTTGTATTACAAGGTACACTAATCCGGAATAAGGACTTCAAATGGGACGTTAATTTCAATATCTCCCATGTAAAGAACAAAGTGTTGACTTTGCCGGATAAAATTAAGACGACTAAGGTGGACGGTCATAACGGGTATGTGAATCTGGATAAGTCGTTCGTTTCCAAATACAAATATTTCGTGGCTGAAGGTCTTTCGCTTTACACTTGGTATCTGCCTAAGTTTGCCGGCCTGGATACCGAAACGGGAGAATCTTTGTTCTATAAAGATATCCTCGATGATGCAGGAAATGTGACAGGACAGGAAACGACCAAAGATGTCAACCAGGCAACCGACTACCTGATCGGTGATGCGCTTCCTTCTTTCTATGGTGGTTTAGGTACTTCTCTGAGCTATCGTGGTTTCGATTTCTCTATCAACCTGAACTATCAGTTGGGAGGTAAGGCATACGATTATACCTACTCGACATTGATGCACACCAGTACGGCCACCTCTTCAACCTGGCATAAAGACATGTTGAATGCCTGGTCGCCTGAGAATACAGGTTCAAGCATTCCACGTTTGCAGTTTGCAGAAAAGTACACACAGAATGGCCGTTCAGACCGTTTCATTACGAATGCAAGCTATCTGAATGTTCAGAATATCAACTTCGGATATACATTACCTTCCAGTTTGACTCAGAAGTATAATATCCAGAATATACGTGTTTATTTCTCGGGTGAAAACCTGCTCTACTTCTCGGCACGCCAGGGATTCGATCCCCGCTATACATTGAAGGGATATAGCAATTCGGAGCTTTATTCTCCGATACGTACTATCTCGGGTGGTATTTCATTGACATTCTAA
- a CDS encoding RagB/SusD family nutrient uptake outer membrane protein, with product MKKYKILLAAVALLGLSSCIEETLPTEYVLNDQIQASESALQGMVNSIYTSMGGYINDDGGIEMISYGSMRAMLEHSTGQFVCSGGNGYNTMGAYCNGGISATGSNRGLYPSYLYYSYIKNVNDVIGMVDVNDMDDTKKGYLGICYAYRALYYLDLVQIMEYKKPTDSRYSYVSPENDLTNLGVPIVTEKTTSEEASNNPRATVDVAYDLILSDLQQAETYLEGYTRTDKTQPNLAAVYGLYARTYANLASRVKTSATYKDEASYWQKSGEYANKAISVAGCTPLTENEWTDPVNGFNNRNSQSSWMWATSISEGNTTAATGNNQSFSFAMIFGTETTFSVYGWRVGRSLDRKWYERLSDNDFRKKSWLAPNFFYESKNQKEGEPYLVEKSADGKFINNKWSVNDVSTSTTQSDWNDDYSGFGPDKYQYKYNSSASWIRARINSSNGYQSWPWLYVNMKFRPHNGDYRTHSIGGAIDYPIMRIEEMYFLKAEAALHTSGVPAAATALQDIVKTRNPSYTCTAATTDAFMDEYVFQKGVEFWGEGINYFDAKRLEVGIHRAYKGTNCERYQHCINMDGVFVGWTPGWNQAELNANPAIFHYNNPYTNPTTFYFYKSNDDFRPYYGVEITE from the coding sequence ATGAAGAAATATAAGATTTTATTGGCTGCGGTGGCTCTTCTGGGGTTAAGTAGCTGTATTGAAGAAACATTACCGACGGAATATGTGCTGAATGACCAGATTCAGGCATCGGAGTCGGCATTGCAGGGAATGGTCAACTCCATTTATACCTCGATGGGAGGGTATATAAATGATGATGGCGGTATAGAAATGATTTCTTATGGCAGTATGCGTGCCATGTTGGAACATAGTACGGGCCAGTTTGTTTGTTCCGGGGGAAACGGTTATAACACAATGGGAGCCTATTGTAATGGCGGGATAAGTGCTACCGGCTCTAACCGTGGACTTTATCCTTCTTACCTCTACTATTCTTATATCAAGAATGTAAACGATGTCATCGGTATGGTCGATGTGAACGATATGGATGATACCAAGAAGGGGTATCTGGGAATCTGTTATGCCTATCGTGCCCTTTATTATCTCGACTTGGTTCAGATTATGGAGTACAAGAAACCGACCGATAGCCGTTACAGTTATGTAAGTCCTGAAAATGACTTGACAAACCTGGGTGTTCCTATCGTAACAGAAAAGACTACATCGGAAGAAGCATCCAATAATCCGCGTGCAACGGTAGATGTTGCTTATGACTTGATTCTGAGTGATCTGCAACAGGCTGAAACTTATCTGGAAGGATATACCCGTACGGATAAGACTCAACCGAACCTGGCTGCAGTCTATGGTTTGTATGCCCGTACTTATGCCAACCTGGCTTCACGTGTAAAGACTTCTGCTACTTATAAAGACGAAGCTTCTTACTGGCAGAAATCCGGTGAATATGCGAATAAGGCTATTTCTGTAGCCGGTTGCACCCCGTTGACGGAAAACGAGTGGACAGATCCGGTAAACGGCTTCAATAACCGTAACTCGCAGAGCTCCTGGATGTGGGCCACTTCTATTTCGGAAGGTAACACAACTGCTGCTACGGGTAATAATCAGTCATTCTCTTTCGCGATGATCTTCGGAACGGAAACAACCTTTAGTGTATATGGCTGGCGTGTCGGCCGTTCGCTCGACCGTAAATGGTACGAACGTCTTTCGGACAACGACTTCCGCAAAAAATCATGGTTGGCTCCTAACTTCTTCTATGAATCGAAGAACCAGAAAGAAGGCGAACCTTATCTGGTGGAAAAAAGTGCAGACGGTAAGTTTATCAACAATAAATGGTCGGTAAATGACGTAAGTACAAGTACGACTCAGAGTGATTGGAATGATGATTATTCAGGTTTCGGTCCTGACAAATACCAATATAAATATAACAGTTCTGCGTCATGGATCCGTGCCCGTATCAACTCGTCAAACGGTTATCAGTCGTGGCCATGGTTGTATGTAAACATGAAGTTCCGTCCGCATAACGGCGACTACCGGACGCATTCGATCGGTGGTGCTATCGATTATCCGATCATGCGTATCGAAGAAATGTATTTCCTGAAAGCGGAAGCGGCACTTCATACCTCGGGTGTTCCGGCAGCAGCGACTGCTTTGCAGGATATTGTAAAGACACGTAACCCGTCTTATACTTGTACGGCTGCTACTACCGATGCGTTCATGGATGAATATGTCTTCCAGAAAGGTGTCGAGTTTTGGGGGGAAGGTATCAACTATTTTGATGCCAAGCGTTTGGAAGTGGGTATCCACCGTGCTTATAAGGGTACGAACTGCGAGCGTTACCAGCATTGTATCAATATGGATGGTGTATTTGTCGGTTGGACTCCGGGTTGGAACCAGGCTGAGCTGAATGCTAATCCTGCCATCTTCCATTACAATAACCCGTATACAAATCCGACGACTTTTTATTTCTATAAGTCGAATGATGACTTCCGACCGTATTATGGAGTAGAGATAACTGAATAG
- a CDS encoding DUF6383 domain-containing protein: protein MNKKFSTLMAAFLAAGATFTADAGVVLVKGGEVAADGKFIIASNELTPRGGTVKVLTVNGSELGLKDVDYSTKADELAKHAWNWDFINNKFTVAGGSGLAFAVGDWSLGTATALQALVNATSGNGTQVKVNSTADYLNIAEGTIENSADETPVYLYTITTPVLEATKGEGKPIMFGANKYLVVNKEGKAELVDGQSGKFDLLLLGYTPTQYLWNVDEDGVISLEADPDIKVETVTNDGTGYSITLGEDGVRVESDGTDLYVTTVEGVTSKVTNGAKAGVNFGTTVSSNAQPDGNYTNSVVFEEGGTYMIHYADGAQGTNTADQYIGAGAATVGEASKPYWTVEATEGEGVYKLVDANDNVLELGGIQRFYIQEVDNGTNGGNLYCFLNESKTSVLTCSGGVFSLVALSTHTTGQIANLAYFSFHNAAADAFTAGELVKKLGDGFAMTLSNKKDGVTDLQGNPFLGKLRVVKAKTDAGKVTGFESYKDTDTDGTYMLANEEGIIVLNLNEDEKWSVEGISEFAGDNGGFKFQTISEDDMKTIMNAVSSDGEAWNVKQNIAYNFTINHSNADDDKITSIVVAKGGTKYSVISYNNNEGYFLSAGKTTTSSQVGTLVYAVFGSDAFVLTTDEDNNPLNHGYVNIKFITSNPKVNGKVLAMNENGDPAAVQASSFLFSKPEGQWAVTATNATVDKATAKADAYAFTFTNRESKEVVKVKDMYALGNDKYAVSYTGRTPFGYSSAVRDTMVITAADIEDLTHNAVMMDGYANFKALDVQDNQYRLAVASTGETDFYVSENHSSTHLLGLMKDVEEAATWRLVPLTAKAVYGTFSTLKTPTDSIYVTSKVGYYDAKNRYQEANDTLAIISYALQNTKNNEFLTYETPSTHDIQSMICDKDSKEFTTADLNKAYRFVLKEKQNGLYNLIGVAQESDKKPFTLDLNQKLYGATTEYLGAVEVEGAYEQVNSNDLFDLQLVEAPEYRLQEMGDTIRIFRQENEYDMMYENGEFLNLGNSAQLKDMAPALYVDTAYVNRGHNNRYQYLLVVNPKYVPEQECTVPGHPAIHPDTTYGRFLVNLIDTAYVAYEKGAIHLNKYINEGEAGENFAKLGFVHGFRTGDKLYITDENYVKSGKASDVIDLSTRDFNVAKFAFRYINSINHEADGSFKVQTAYYDYNSYIANDKRPNVSDEGYLKNINGVVVVAKGYEAGDKFDLAAEHSNPTANDEINASEVSVIAGNGVVTVKGAEGKNVVITNVLGQQVANTVVSSSEATIAAPAGMVVVAVEGEAAVKAIVK from the coding sequence ATGAACAAAAAGTTTTCTACACTTATGGCGGCGTTTCTTGCCGCCGGAGCCACATTTACGGCGGATGCTGGTGTGGTGCTAGTGAAAGGTGGTGAAGTAGCTGCTGATGGTAAGTTCATTATTGCTAGTAATGAACTTACTCCAAGAGGAGGAACTGTTAAAGTGTTGACTGTTAATGGTTCAGAATTGGGTTTGAAAGATGTTGATTATTCAACAAAAGCTGATGAGCTTGCTAAACATGCTTGGAATTGGGATTTCATAAATAACAAATTTACTGTGGCAGGCGGTTCTGGATTGGCTTTTGCTGTTGGAGATTGGAGTTTGGGCACAGCTACTGCATTGCAGGCGTTGGTTAATGCTACCTCAGGCAATGGAACGCAAGTTAAGGTCAACTCGACGGCTGACTACCTGAATATCGCTGAGGGAACAATTGAAAATTCGGCAGATGAAACACCTGTTTACCTTTATACGATAACAACTCCAGTCCTGGAAGCGACAAAGGGCGAGGGTAAGCCTATTATGTTTGGCGCTAACAAGTATTTGGTAGTCAATAAAGAAGGTAAAGCTGAACTGGTTGATGGTCAGAGTGGTAAATTCGATTTGCTGCTTTTGGGTTATACTCCTACACAATATTTATGGAATGTTGATGAAGACGGCGTGATTTCTTTGGAAGCCGACCCTGATATTAAGGTGGAGACGGTTACAAATGATGGAACTGGCTATAGCATTACTTTGGGTGAAGATGGCGTTAGAGTTGAGTCAGATGGAACTGATTTATATGTAACAACAGTAGAAGGTGTTACTTCCAAAGTTACCAATGGTGCAAAAGCTGGTGTTAATTTTGGAACTACCGTATCTTCTAACGCTCAACCTGATGGAAACTATACTAACAGCGTGGTTTTCGAAGAAGGTGGAACCTATATGATTCACTATGCAGATGGAGCGCAAGGTACAAATACAGCTGATCAGTATATCGGTGCCGGAGCTGCAACCGTAGGGGAAGCAAGCAAACCCTATTGGACTGTAGAAGCAACTGAGGGAGAAGGTGTTTACAAACTTGTGGATGCTAACGATAATGTATTGGAATTAGGCGGAATACAAAGATTCTATATACAGGAGGTTGACAATGGGACAAACGGTGGAAACCTTTATTGTTTCTTGAATGAGTCAAAGACAAGTGTTCTGACATGTTCTGGTGGTGTATTCTCTTTGGTGGCATTGTCTACTCATACTACTGGTCAAATTGCCAACTTGGCTTACTTCTCTTTCCATAACGCTGCTGCAGACGCATTCACAGCCGGTGAATTGGTTAAGAAGTTAGGTGACGGCTTCGCAATGACTCTGTCTAACAAGAAAGATGGTGTGACTGATTTGCAGGGCAACCCGTTCTTAGGCAAATTAAGAGTTGTGAAAGCTAAGACGGATGCTGGCAAAGTAACTGGCTTCGAATCTTATAAGGATACAGATACAGATGGTACTTACATGTTAGCTAACGAAGAAGGTATCATCGTATTGAACCTGAACGAAGACGAAAAATGGTCAGTAGAAGGTATCAGTGAGTTTGCCGGCGATAATGGTGGCTTCAAGTTCCAGACTATCTCTGAAGATGACATGAAGACCATCATGAATGCAGTATCTAGTGATGGTGAAGCTTGGAATGTAAAACAGAATATCGCTTATAACTTCACAATCAATCATAGCAATGCTGATGACGACAAAATCACTTCTATCGTTGTAGCTAAAGGAGGTACTAAGTATTCTGTAATCAGCTATAACAACAATGAAGGTTATTTCTTGTCTGCTGGTAAAACTACTACTAGTTCTCAAGTTGGAACTCTTGTTTACGCAGTCTTTGGTAGCGATGCTTTCGTATTGACAACAGACGAAGACAACAACCCGTTGAACCACGGATATGTAAACATCAAATTCATTACTTCAAACCCGAAAGTAAACGGTAAGGTTTTGGCAATGAATGAAAACGGTGATCCTGCTGCTGTACAGGCTAGCAGCTTCTTGTTCAGCAAACCGGAAGGACAGTGGGCTGTAACTGCTACAAATGCTACAGTAGATAAGGCTACTGCGAAAGCAGATGCTTATGCTTTCACATTCACAAACCGCGAGTCTAAAGAAGTGGTTAAAGTGAAAGATATGTATGCTTTGGGTAATGATAAGTATGCTGTAAGTTATACAGGTAGAACTCCGTTCGGATATTCTTCTGCCGTACGCGATACAATGGTTATCACTGCTGCTGATATTGAAGATCTGACACACAACGCAGTCATGATGGACGGTTATGCTAACTTCAAAGCTTTGGATGTTCAAGACAATCAATATCGTTTGGCTGTAGCTTCTACAGGAGAAACAGACTTCTATGTATCAGAAAATCACTCTTCAACTCACCTGCTGGGCTTGATGAAAGATGTAGAAGAAGCAGCTACATGGAGACTGGTTCCGCTGACTGCTAAGGCTGTTTACGGAACATTCAGCACGCTGAAAACTCCGACTGACTCTATCTATGTAACTTCTAAAGTGGGTTACTACGATGCAAAGAACAGATATCAGGAAGCTAACGATACATTGGCTATCATCAGCTATGCATTGCAGAACACTAAAAACAACGAGTTCCTGACTTACGAAACTCCTAGCACACACGACATCCAGTCAATGATTTGTGATAAGGATTCTAAGGAATTCACTACTGCTGATTTGAATAAGGCTTATCGTTTCGTTCTGAAAGAAAAACAGAATGGTCTGTATAACCTGATCGGTGTGGCACAGGAATCTGACAAGAAACCATTCACTCTGGATCTGAACCAGAAACTGTATGGTGCAACAACTGAATACCTGGGTGCTGTTGAAGTAGAAGGCGCTTACGAACAAGTAAACTCTAACGACCTGTTCGACCTGCAGTTGGTTGAAGCTCCTGAATATCGTTTACAGGAAATGGGTGATACTATCCGCATCTTCCGTCAGGAAAATGAATATGACATGATGTATGAAAACGGCGAATTCCTGAACCTGGGCAACAGCGCACAGTTGAAGGATATGGCTCCTGCTCTGTATGTTGATACAGCTTATGTAAACCGTGGTCATAACAACCGTTATCAGTATCTGTTGGTTGTAAATCCGAAGTATGTACCTGAACAGGAATGTACAGTGCCAGGTCACCCGGCAATCCACCCGGATACTACTTATGGTCGCTTCCTGGTTAACTTGATCGACACTGCTTACGTTGCTTATGAAAAGGGTGCTATCCACCTGAACAAATATATCAACGAAGGTGAAGCTGGTGAAAACTTTGCTAAGTTAGGTTTCGTACACGGTTTCCGTACAGGTGACAAACTGTATATCACAGACGAAAACTATGTGAAGAGTGGTAAGGCTTCTGATGTAATCGACCTGAGCACAAGAGACTTCAATGTTGCTAAGTTCGCATTCCGTTACATCAACTCGATCAACCACGAAGCTGATGGTTCATTCAAGGTTCAGACTGCTTACTATGACTATAACTCTTACATCGCTAACGACAAACGTCCGAATGTATCTGACGAAGGTTATCTGAAGAACATCAACGGTGTAGTTGTTGTAGCTAAGGGTTACGAAGCTGGTGACAAGTTTGATTTGGCTGCTGAACACTCTAATCCTACTGCTAACGACGAAATCAACGCTTCTGAAGTATCAGTAATCGCAGGTAACGGTGTTGTAACAGTGAAGGGTGCCGAAGGCAAGAACGTAGTAATCACTAACGTACTTGGCCAGCAAGTTGCTAACACAGTTGTTTCTTCTAGCGAAGCTACAATCGCTGCTCCTGCAGGTATGGTAGTAGTAGCCGTTGAAGGCGAAGCCGCTGTGAAAGCAATCGTAAAATAA